Below is a genomic region from Solidesulfovibrio fructosivorans JJ].
CGTCAATTTTAACAGAAGCGAGACTTGTGTCTTAAACGCCCCGAAGTCAATAGCTACCTGTTGGGATTCCACTGAGAAATAAATCGGGTAGCTTAACGGCTTCCCTTGGTCCATCTGAACGCCTAAGAGCTGGCCTTGCCCATCCTCATCTACTTTTTGCCACGCGACTGGCCCAGAATAAAGCACTTTCCCCTTGACTTTAAATGGGACGTGCAGGTTTATCCGTTCCCCTCGGTTGATGCTTTCACGACCTTGTACCCAGTTAGGGATATTAATCTTAACTCCACCCTGACTCACATCTTGGAGCAGATATTCAAACGGCTGGAAATCCAATTCCCTGGAACCGAAAAAAGGGAGTACGATGGACTCAATAGGCAGGCGGGCTTCACGCCGGGACTCCGCTCCTTTCATGTTGTGCCCTGGGCGAGAGCCGCAGTCCTTTTAACCAATTTCAGGACACTGCGCCCATCACGACGTTCATAGGTCACGCTGTCCATGACGTCGCGCATAATGGCAATGCCACGTCCTCTCGATGCTAGAGATATCCTTTGTTCGTAGCCAATCCTCTCAATCCCCTCTGGCATCCCAGGTCCGCAATCGCTGATGCTAAAGACGATACGGTCTGAGGCATGGGCGATTTCCAATTGGACAAATTCGTCGGGCCTATCCGGCAAACCATGGATAATGGCGTTATTGAGCGCTTCACAAACCGCTAACTCAATCAGAATGGCATCCTCCTGACTAAATAGCTCAAACTCACTTACTGCCCGGACAGACAGCCCCGCCAGAGCAACATCATCCAAATTTGCCCGTATGGTTATGGTCATGCGTCGTTCGAGCCCTGAAGTCATGGCTGACTACCGCCAAGCGCCCTTAGGGCATCGTTTTTGCTGCCCAATATCTTAAAGACCCCCCGGTCCAGCCGGGTGATTTGAAAAATCTTGCGCATGCTGTCCCGCATGCCGAAGAGCACGAACTCGCCCTCGCCACCCAGCGCTTTCACGCAGGAGACCAAAGCGCCAAGCCCGGTACTGTCCATGAAATCGAGACCGGAAAAATCCAAGGCAAACAACCGGCGTCCCTGGTTTTCCAGGTCGACGATTCTCCCTTTGAACACCGGCGCGGCCGCAGCGTCCAGTCTCGAGCCGACCAGTTCCACGACCGTCACGCCATTCTCTAACGAATCCTTGATTTCCATAGTCGACAAGCCTGCCTTGTTAAGTCCTTTTCGCTGCCGTCGGCCCAGAACGCCGTATCCACAAGGCCGTTTGGTCATCCAGGTATTTCGGCGTGGCCCCGGTAAGGTCTGTAAGTTTGCCGGCCAGGGCATCCAGGAAATCCCCTCCTGCGGCTGCGGCGAGCTTGGCTTGAACCAAAAATGCACCCAATGAAAGCATGTTGGATTGGTCTAACTCCCACTCGAACATGCCATCGGTATACAGGAAGAGCCTGGCCCCAACTGCAAACGGAATGACATTAGCCTTGACATTTTCGATTGCCAGCATCCCCAGCGGATAGACTTGGGCCTCAAGCAACTGGGCAGTACCGTTGGGATTAATAAGTAACCCGGGGCAATGTCCTGCATTGAGGTAGGTCAGAAACCCTTTTTCGAGGTCGATTTCTCCGGCAAACAGCGTGGCGAAGTCGCTTCCCGAGGGGCTGATCTCCATCAGGTGGTCGTTGATCAGCGTCACGGTTTTTTCCAGGGAGTGGTTGTCGCGTCTGCCCAGGCGGAAAAAAGCCTGGACAATGGCCATGAGAAACGCAGCCCGGGCGCCCTTGCCCGCGATGTCGGCGAGCACCAGCCGGATGCGGCCATCGGCCATGCGAAAATAGTCGTAGTAGTCGCCGCTGGCTTGTCCGGAAGGACGATACAGGCTCTGTATCTCCAACCCCTCTGTCACGATGTCCGCGTTGGGGAGAAGCTGGTGCTGCAGCGATGCCACCAGGGCGATCTCGGCAGAAATACGGGCATAAGCCCGGCGCAGCTCATGGTTGAGCAAGACCTGCCTTCCGGCGACGCTCACCCGGGCTTTGAGTTCCTCAGGATGAAAAGGCTTGGTAAGGTAGTCGTTTGCCCCCATATTGAGCGCCTTGGCTTTCAAGTCGTTCTCTCCGAGCCCGGAGAGGACAATGATGAAGGTGTCCGTGTCCTCCACGGTCTCGCGCAACTGCCTGATGACCTCCAGGCCGCCCATGCGGGGCATTTCCATGTCAAGCAGGATGATTTGTGGCTTGAACCCTGAATACCGCTCCAGGGCGTCCACCCCGTCGACGGCTTCCTCCAATTCGAAAGCGTCCTGAAGTGCTAAACAGATAAGACGACGCATGGTCTTGGAGTCGTCAACCACAAGCACGCGAGGCGGATGCGGGGATTGCGTCGGATTGTGGATTTCCGCAATCATGGTCGCTCTCCATGTCGCAGGGTCACCGCGAGGCTGCCTGCCCCCTGAGTGGTTGCAGCCTGCAGCAGCCCGGGCAGGTCCAAACCGAGGCCGGTTCCAAGACGCCAATCGACTTCCTTGTCCGCCTGGAACCAGTTCAGTGCGGCAACATTCCAAGAGGCCGCCGTCTCCAGAGCCTCTCGCAACCAGGCGGCTTTGTCCCCCCCCGCAGCCGCGCTGGACATTTCAAAAACGAGAAGAGGTTTGCCCGGTGCGAGAGCGTCTAGTGTCTTGTGCACAGGCCCAAAAATGTCGGCAAAACTGCGGAAAGCACTATCCCAGCCATTGTTCGCCTTGGTTTGGGTCGTGCCCCAGTTGTAGCCATCCATCCCCATCAGATCGACCACATCGTCGCCGGGATAATAGGCCGAAACCTCGTTCCAGTGAGCGTTGTCCCGCTGAGGATGGGGCAATGATTCCGCATTGGGGCAGAAGGCGAAAAGAACGTTCGTCGCCTTGGCCACCCGGAAACGCTTGACCACATACCGGAACATCTCTCGATACAGGGCCGGGCTTTGAGGACCATAGCCATCCCTGGGACCTCCCCAATGATAGCGTTCAAGGTTCATTTCATGGGCAAATCGGATGACGAGGAGTTTTCCATAAAGCCGCGCTCCCCGGGCGAAGGCGTCGAGAAGAGGGTCATAGCGGCCGGCCAGAATCTCCATGGCCTTGATCATATGTTCCTGGCCGTCGAGGATATACATCGGTTCCCACGTAATGCAGGCAATGGCCCCAGCGTCGCTGATGGCTTTCACGGACGCCAGGGGAAAATGCCCCTCGGCGGGATTTCGAGGCCATTGCAGAAAAAACGTGATCATGCTCGGTGCAACCCCGGTCTCGCGCCGCAGGGCTGCCAACCGATCAGGATCAATGGGGTAACCGTCCAGGACAAAACCGAAGTTCGGCTTGGACGCGGCACAGGTCGACAGTGGATAACCTCCTGCCATCGCCGCCAAGGCAAGGATGAGGCTACCAAGGCCCCGAACCCATCCCTTAGCCATGCTCAGCCCCCTCGGGTTGATTGAAATAGAGGATCGTCGAAAGGATGGCCACATGGTACACACACCACAGGCAATTGACCAATATCGCGCTTGTCGCCGTGTCTTCGAAATAAAGTCGGTTCAGGCCATACGCCGTGGCTCCGGCGGCGGCCATGCAGAGCAGCACTTGGGGCCAGAGGGCACGAAGCGGCAGTGAAGTGCTGCCGCCCTTGGGCGTCACGCCGAAGCTGCCTCGAATACCGAGCAGCCCCTGAACCGAGGCCTTCATATATACTGGAAACGTTATGGCCTGAAGCACGATGCCGATACCAAGCTCGGCCATGCCGTACCGGCGCTGGGACAAGGTAAAGATGAACAGCGTGAGCGTGAGCAAAATATATGGGAAAAAAAAGAGAAAGTAGATTTCAGGCCGGGCAAAAAAACTGGGTACTTCCAGGAATAGATAGAGAATAGGGCACAGCATCATGATAAAAAGCACCCAGCCGACAAAGTAGTGCGTTCCGGATAGGAAATACTCCCACCATTTGGCTACAGGCAGCCTATGCGGATTGCGGAAGAACTCTCCCAATATTTCCCGATAAAGCCCCACCGTGCCCAATGCCCAGCGGAATTGCTGCTTGAAATATCCCCCCAGGTCCTCCGGCCCCATCCCGAAGGCGCAAACCTTATTGAGATAGGCCGAGGACCAGCCGCCGAGGTGAAATTTGAGCGAAGTGGCGAAATCCTCCGTCACGGAGCGCTCTTCGAAACCGCCGACGGAAACCAGGGCCTCACGGCGGAATACCACGTTTGTGCCACAACAAAACATGGCGTCCTGCATGCTTTTGCCTTCGCAAATATATTCATAGAAAATAGCCTGCTGCAGGCCCGCAGCCCGGGCCACCCGGTTGGTTTCGAAATTGGTGTAGTACTGCGGCGTCTGGATGAAGGCCAGTTTGGGGTTGGCTTCCATAAAGGCCACAAGCGGCTCCACGAAGTCCGGGAAAGGGTTCTGGTCGGCGTCGAAAACGATGATGTATCTTTCATCGAGCTTAGGGGTGGTCTCCTCGAAATTGCTGAATTCGAACCCCTCCCGACGTTCCCCTGCCAGAAACGCCAAGAAATCATTGATCATACCCGCTTTGGCCCCATGCCAGACGCGCCGGAACAAGTTGACCCCGATCCGCTGGCATAATGCGTCGATGCTGCGGCGGTAAGCGGCCATAGCGCTCTGGTCCTGTCCAGGCAGACCGTAACGGGTGTCGTCCAAAAAATAGATATGCTTGTTTGGATAGGTCAGGTTGTAAAAGCAGGTCAGGGTGTCCTCAAGAATGTCCAGGGGTTCCTTGAAAGAGGATACGATGATGGCCACTGGCGGATAGTCGTTGAGGGGGGGGACGTTGTCCATGGAGAACGCAGGTCCGGAAGGTTTGGCTATTACATGGTAGAGGTTGAGAAAATAGCCGAAGGAGTGGGTCATGGTGAACGTTTCGGCCAGAAGCAGCAAGAACGCCAGGATTTTTTCGTACCAGTGGTAGTCTGCCTGTAAAAACAGAAACGTGCGGACAATGAGATAAAAAAAGGTGGCCATCATGCAGGCCAGGATAGCCATTCCGATCAGCGGCCCGTAAAAAGAAGACTTCTTCTCCACTTTGCCCCCTAAAACCTGTAGGTCAGGCCGGTCCAGACCCCGGTCGCATCCCATTGTGGCGAACGTTGCACCAATCCCTTGAGGGAGAAGGTCCACCGGTCTGTCAGGTCATTGAGGTATTCAATCTCCAGCCGCCAGAAGGGGTTCTTGGTCGTATCCGATCCGTGGGAGACTTGGATTCCGTAATAATGCCGCCGTGCGCCGCAGAAAAAATCCTTTGCGAGGTCATGCCGCCAACCCAGGGTAAGGGCTCCGGACGAGTAATCCTGCGGCGTCCAGTACGGGTGAACGATGGTAACGAGGGTGTCATCCTGGTAGACGTATTTGTTCGCTTCCCGGGTGTCGCGGTATTCGCCGGTGGCAGCGAGCTTGAGCTCATGGGGATGGTCGGTAAGGATCACTCCCGCGTCGGCCCGCAGGGCCGTGCCTTGGTTGTCGTCGCTGTAGTTGAGGTAGCGCCCCTGGAAGGACAGATCGATGCGCCGTAACGGTTGCAGCCGGAGCATGCCCCCCCAGTTGTCGATCTGGATGCCTTGGGCCAGGCTCATGTCATTGGTGATTTCGTCGGTGCGCTGATAGAAAAAGGCCAGCGTGACCGCATCGATCGGCCGGAGTTCGATGCGCGCCTGCCCCGAATAGAGCGGCCGAAGCCCGACATCCGAATACTGCTTGTTGGTGAATGCAAACTCGCCGGAAAGCCACTGGTTGACCCGGCCGCCCGCGCCCAGGGTCTGGCCTTCGGCCCAGTAGGCGCCCTCGAATCGTCGCGCGGAAACGGCGGCTTGGACCTGTCCTTGCTGGAGGGCCTGGGCCGCCAGGGTCGACGCATCCGAGCTTGACTGCGCCTCGCTTTGGCCTTGCTGGGCGGCCTGAGGGGATTTGGGATCCTCCAGCCACAGGTGCTGCGCCGCCCGCAGGTAATAGCGATCCTCAACCGGGACGGTGAATTCCGTATCCCAGCGAAAGCGGGTGATCTGGGCCAGACGGCCGCCCTTGCCGTCCTCGTCCCAAAAGGAAAAGCCCACCCTGACAGAGGGCGCATTACGCCAACGCAGCCTGTCCACTGCCTGCCCGGCCAGGGTATGCATGGGATCGCTGGTGAGCATGCGTTGATAGGTTGCGGCCTCTTCGTCGCGCATTCCCAAAGCGCATGCAGCCTGGGCACGGTCAAAGAGGGCTTCCTGGTTGCCCGGCTCCATGGCCAGCAAGGCGTCATTTGTCGTGATGGCCTTCGCGAATTGATTGTTGAAGCTATCCATCTTGGCAGTGTGCTCCAAGCCTGCGGCTTCACGTACCTGCGCGGGATACGTCCCGTTTTCCAAGGCTGAATAAAGGAGTGCGGCGCGGTCTGGCATCTTGCCCCAAAACGCCGTTCGCGCAGCCTCGCGAAGCGGGACCGGATTGTCGGGTTTGAGACTGTGCAAATCGGCATAAGCCGTCAGCGATGCGTCGTAGCGCTTCGCCCAGCCCAGCACGCGCGCCTTTGTGAGCAGCACCTTGGCGTCACCAGGGAAATCCACGGCCAAGCCGTCCAGAAGGACCAGCGCGTCGTCATACCAACCTGTTGCGGCCAAGACTTCGGCCAGACCCATTCGAGCGAAATAATTGTCGGGCTCGGAGCGCAACGCAACGCGAAAGAGACGTCCCGCCTTTTCTAGCCGTCCATCATCCTTGAGCGCTGCGGCCAGGGAGGCTTTTTGGGCTACGCTTGTCGGTACGGCCGCGTCCCGTTCCTCCCCGACTCTCCAGGCTGACCACGCATCCGCCGGGTCAAGGGCCAGAGCCCGGCGATAGGCATCGAGGGCCTGCCTTTTGTCCCCGGTCTTGTACAGCAGGTCGCCGAGTTGCCGCAGATCCGTATTGCTGGCGTCGGGGCTGGCGGAGGCTTTGCGGGCGGCGGCCAGGGCGGCGGTCACGTTGCCTGAAGCAGCCCGCGCGGCGGCCTCAAGACGCAGAGGGGCGGCACTGTCCGGCGCAACGGCTGCAAGACGGTGCGTCACCGCCAATGCGGCGTCATCATTTTTCTCCAAAAGGCGCAGCTGGGCCAACCCGGTGAGCGCGTCCTTGTCGTTGCCGTTGGCCGTCAGTAACGCCTCATACACGTTCGCGGCCTCTCCGTAACGCTGCTGTGCGACCAGCACGGCCGCGAGCTTGAGCGTCAGTTCGTGGGTCTTGCCATTGGCGGCCATTTCCTTGCGCACCCCGTCCTCGGCCCGGTAGAAATCGCCCCAGGCCATGGACCGTTCGGCATGGGCAATTCCGGCCCTTCCGGACGGATCAAGGGTTTCGGCACGCTCGAAAAGCCGTTTGGCCAGGACCGCCCGTCCCAGGACCGCCTGGAAGTCCGCAGCGGCCAGGAGCAACTCCACATTGTCAGGATGGGTTTTGAGCAGTGGGATCACAAGTTCGGCGGCCTGCTCTGGTTTTCCGGCAGCGTTCAGGGCGCGCCCGAGCAAAATGACGATTTCAAGATTGACCGGTTCGGCTGCGTGCAACCGCTCGAGCAGCGGCAGCGCATCCTTGGCGCGTCCGGACCAGTTGAGCGTCTGGGCGAGCTTCAATCCGAGGCCCGGCAGGGATGGCTTGGCGGCATAGGCTCGTTCGTAAGCCAGGGCCGCGCCACGGACGTCGCCAGAATAGAGCCGAACACTGCCCAGGGCGGCAAGCGCTTCCGGCAGTGGATTTGGCATTTGCGCCAAAGGTTCGAGCACGGTCAGGGCGTCGGGATACCGGTGCAGACTGATGAGGATTTCGGCATACTCAAGGACGATCCGAAAGTTTGTCGGAGAAGCGGCCAAGACGCGACGATATTCCGCTGCCGCTTGGTCCAGGGTGGCTTCGTTGCGGGCAAGCAGCCGGGCCAGTTCCAGGCGGGCTTCGGCATCCGAGATCGTCTTGCCAGCAAAGACGGCGTCCGGAAATTGCGCCCAGGCACAAGGGCAGACCAGTAACAACGCCATGGGGACCGCGACCGTCCACCGGCAGACATGAGACGCGAAGCGATAGAGGCGCGTCGGGTGCTGCATGCTGTCCTTGCTTTCTATTAACAGCCGTGGTCGTGGGTTATTGGCCAAGAGAACGCCGAAATTCCCGGATGGCGTCCTGTGTTTTGCCGGCCCAGGAGAGTGTCTGGGCATACCGACGTCGTAACTGCACATCATTGGGCGAGGCAACGACGAGCTTTTCGTAAAGTTTGATGGATTCGGCATAGCGCTTGGTCCAACTGAGCACCTCGGCCAACCGGAGCTGAATCGCCTGATTTTCGGGGGAAGCCTGGAGCAGTTCGCGATAGAGGGATTCGGCCTTGCCATATTCCTTGCGCATTGCGAACAAATCCGCCTGGAGCAGCCTGTCCTCGCCGGAAAGCTGGTCAGGCGCTATGGCATCCAAAATCGCCTTGGCCTCCCCGGTCCTGCCGCTCCACATGAGCACCCGGGCCATCTCGGCCTTGGCCTCGACCAGTTCGGGCTTTTCGGCCAGCACCTTGCCGTATTCCACCAAGGATTCGTCGTAGCGTTTGACGTAACTCAACAAGCGGGCCAGTTCCAGGCGGGCTTGCCAATCGGGGACATCCCCGGATGGTTGGGTGATGGCCGGAGCCTTGGGCACAGTGGATTGCGCGTCCTGGCTTAAGGCGTGAACGCTGGGTGTAGCGAAGCAAAGGCCGGCAAATGCCAAGAGAGTGCACCAAAAGACACAACGCGCTTTATGGACATGATAATTCATGGAGTCTCCCCCAAGACCTGTCGGTATTGGACGATGGCGTCGTTAAAACGGCCCGCAGCGGTGAGGACCCGACCCAACACGAGCCTCGCCTGTCGATTTTCTGGATTGCGGCGCAGCACCGACTCGCAGAGGCCTTCGGCCTCCTGAGTGCGTCCATGCCAAGCAACAAGTTGGGCCAAGCCCAAGGCCGCCGCAATACTGTCAGGATACTTCCCCAGTACTCGCCGGTAAAGCTGTTCCGACGCGGCGACATCGCCCACACGCGATTCGAGTTCGGCAAGATATATGGCCGAAGGTTCCGATTGCAAAACAGAGTCGCCTGCCCGACGCAACGCGGCCAGCGCCAATGCGGGCATTCCCATACTATCGAATTCTCCCGCCACCGCATTGAGCACATCGGGTGAAAGTCTGGTCTTCGAAGTGATCAAGGAGCTGAGCACCTCTTTGCTGAAGGTTGCATCACCAGCCAAAAAGGCCGAGCGAGCCAATTTCAAGGCCATGGAGGGGCGCAGTCCACCTGCGGCAGCGGCTATGCGGAATTTCTGAAGCGCTTCGGTGAATTTGCCTTGGGACAACATCGACTCGCCAGAATGGAATGCTACTGAAGAAATATTTAACAATCTAAAGACAAAGCATGACGTAAGAGCTGAAAGAGCGAGCAGCGATGCAAAGATGACGTGCTGCCAATATCTCATATAAAATCCCACTTAACGCACAAAGGAGACAATGACCTTTCTGACCAGAGAAGTCCCTAACCGTTGGCGACAACTCCACGAAATACTTTAAGTTTTCCTGTTATCTATAAACGAAGCTCAATATTTACACAGTTTCGCCCAGCCTTCTTACTTACATAGACCTGCCTGTCGGCCCGAGCAACAACAATATCGGCCGTCTCACCTTCTCGAGACCGCTGCATAATTCTCGTCAGTCCTTGCTTGGCCCGTCTCTAAGGGGCGTGAGACGGCAGTCGTGGTTGTTCTTTCTCCAGGTCTAGGACGTTTTTCACCTCGTTGGCGGCATTTGCCAGCCAACAGAGGCACGTCTCCTCAACAATCGGCCTTCAGGACCGCTTTTTTCAGATTGAAAGCCATGGCATTGAGCAGGAACTCCAGTTCAACCTTGGCCAGACCGAGGTAGCGGGCTCGAAAGAAGCCGTAGCCACGCTTGAGGGTGCCGAAGGCGCGCTCCACCTTTGACCGAAGGCTGCTAACCAGGCGATTGGCGGCTTTTTCGGCGAGTGTGAGTTCCCGATTCCGTGCGGCCTTGTGCATGATACCGTCCAGGAGTCCCCGGACCGCAAGCACGTAGCGGTTCAGCTGGCTGCTGTACCCCTTGTCCGCGTAGACGCTCTCGCCAGCTCTCACATCGACCTCATCCAGCACGGTGACGAATTCTTCCGTGTCGGACCGATTGGCCGGTGTGGCATGACCACCGAGCACGAAACCGTCCCGGCTGTCCGTGGCGGCGTGGATTTTGTATCCGTAATACGCCCGGTTGCCTTTGCGCAGCCAGGCCGCGTCGGCATCGTCAGAATAGCTGATGGTCACATCCGGTGCGTCACCGGCATCTTCCTCGCGATCCTCGGGCAGCACGTCGAGCACCTTGAGCGGATGACGTGCGGAAGAAACGACGCTGGCATCGACAATGGCCCCTTCGCGCACCAGAAGTCCCCGGCGTTCCAGCTGATGATTGAGTTTGTCCAGCAGGCGCTTGAGGATATTGCGCTCCACCAGGCTCTGGCGGAAACGGCAGACCGTGGTGGAATCCGCCACTTCATCGTGGTCCAGGGAAAGGCCCACGAACCGGACAAAAGAGAGGCGGTCGCACAGGGCCTCCTCCACCGCCGCATCGCGGAGATTGTACCAGCGCTGGAGCAGGAGAATCTTGAACATGAGCAACGGCGGGTAGGACGGGTTACCGACGGCATTGGCCACTCGCTTGAGTTCATTGCGAAGCACTTTTTCGAGGGGTTTCCAGTCGATGAGGCGATCAATCACGTCGAGAAAGCATTCTTTGCGCTTGCGGCGGGCAACAACGTAGTCGGCAATGCCAGGCTTCTCGGAAGAACGCTCGCTCATGATCGCCTCCATCGTGTTGGATGGAGAAAATATACATCAACTACATAAATTTACAACAATTTATCCGAATATGCCGTGCATCAGTCTCGAATGGCCAAACTGGGGCGGGTGACTTCCCAGGGAAATCGTTCAAGGGGCATCGTCTTCGCTGTAAAAAAGAAAGGCCCCGACTGTAGAAGCCAGGGCCAGTAAGGTTATAGTCGAGATTTTTTGAAGATTATTGTGGATGCCTCAGCATCAAGCGTAGGGTTGGTGTTTACCACACGTGCAGTTTGCCAGCTTTTTTTTCTATACTGGCCTATTTGTGCCCTACATCAAAAAACTGTCCCTCGTCTGACTGGCCCATCGGCATCACCTCCGTTAAGGTTACAACCAACCTTTCCAAAGGAGTCGCTTACTATATAGGCCTGGGCCATGCCCGTGTCTAGAGCTTTTTTTGAGGGCGGAAATTAAAATTCCCGGGAACGAGTCCGGGCAGGAAATTAGGAGAGGTAGGAGCCCGATGGGGTCGGGATTCTTTCCAGGGGTATGGTGCTCACGCCGGCAGTTTCTGGGCCTCGACCCGCACCAGGGCTTGATCAAGCTGTCCATGGTGTGTGGCCCCAGGGGTGTGTCGCCTGCTGTTGTCGTTTTTTTCAACGGTGCATTCGGAATGTCCATTTGTCCGGGAAAGGGCCGAAGGCGGGGGTATGGGCCGAGGTCAAGGAAGACCTAACCCCTTACAAAATCGTACTTTCCTCCAGGCCTACCCCCTCCTGGGAGAGGGACTGGCCGGGGACACCAACCCCCAGGGCAAGCGGGAAAGCTCCAGGAAGGGGCCCTACCGAGCGAATCCAAGGGGTGTCCGGGCCGGCGGCCTGGGGCCAGAGGGGCAGGAGCCCCAGAAAACCAATGGGGCCGGGTAAATTCCAAGCCCCATGTGTCTCACTCGGCCAGTTTCTGCGGCAATTCTCATCCAGGGGTCAGGCTTCGGTGCCGACGACGAGAAACCGGGGTAGTGGTCTTCACCTGCTTCCGATTTTTTTAGAGGATGCACTTGGAAAGTCCAAATGGCCAATTAGGGACGGGTTCCCAGGAGAGGGAGGAAGGCCAACCGCCCACCACCTCTTGAAAATCCCCCAAGAGGTCCTCGGCCTTTTTCCTCATACACCCATGAGGTAAGTTGCGGAGAAAAACTCTTGCAGGAGCAAAAAGGCGACGGGTGGGGCGGCCTCTTGAAAAAATTCAAGCGATCCCCCTGGAGGGTGCTCAGTCTGGATGGATGGTGCGAAACATCGTGCCGCCCCGGTCGGGGCCGCCACAACCTAGTGTTGGCGGGCGTTGGCGCTTAGGCAAAGAAAAAGGGGTCACCGATTTCTCGGTAACCCCTTGGCATTCTTCTTGGTGGAGCTGGAGGGAATCGAACCCACGACCTCTTGAATGCCATTCAAGCGCTCTCCCAACTGAGCTACAGCCCCGCAGCGAGAGGTGAAATTATCCTCACACCAAAAAAAGTCAAGCCCTTTTTTCGCGCCCGTCCATTTTTTTTCGCGCCCTTTTCTTCCATACCCGTTTCCCGTACAACCCGAGCGTACGATGGCGCTTGCCATAGCCACAAGGAGTCCCCTTAACGTGCTTGTCCTGGCCAAACGCCTCCTGCGCAAAACCCTCTGGGTCGCCGGCATCTTCTTCGGCATCACCCTCATCAGCTTCGCCGTCATCCACCTGGCCCCGGGCTCGCCCACGGACATGCAGACCACCCTCAATCCCCTGGCCACCGCCGAGACCTACGCCCGGCTCCAAAAACTCTACGGCCTCGATCGCCCCCTTTACGTCCAATACGCCGACTGGCTCGGCAAGCTCGTGCGCTTCGACTTCGGCCAGTCCCTCTCCGGCGACCACCGCCCCGTCTGGGACAAGATCAGGGAACGCCTGCCCCTGACCTTTTCCATGAACATCGTCTCGCTTTTTCTCACCCTTCTTATCGCCGTGCCCATCGGCGTGGCCTCGGCCGTGCGCCAGGGAGGGCTTTTCGACCGCGCGGCCACGGTGTTCGTCTTCATCGGCTTCGCCATGCCCGGATTCTGGCTGGCGCTGCTCCTCATGCTCCTGTTCGGCATCCAGTGGGGCCTGCTCCCCATTTCCGGGCTCACCTCCATGGATTTCAACACGCTCTCGCCGCTCGGCAAAACCCTGGACCTCGCCCGTCATCTGGCCCTGCCGATCTTCATCTACACCTTCGGGAGCCTCGCCGGCATGTCCCGGTTTCTGCGCTCGTCCATGCTCGAGGTGCTGCGCCAGGATTACGTGCTGACCGCCAGGGCCAAGGGCCTGCCCGGCCATGTCGTCATCTAC
It encodes:
- a CDS encoding tetratricopeptide repeat protein encodes the protein MQHPTRLYRFASHVCRWTVAVPMALLLVCPCAWAQFPDAVFAGKTISDAEARLELARLLARNEATLDQAAAEYRRVLAASPTNFRIVLEYAEILISLHRYPDALTVLEPLAQMPNPLPEALAALGSVRLYSGDVRGAALAYERAYAAKPSLPGLGLKLAQTLNWSGRAKDALPLLERLHAAEPVNLEIVILLGRALNAAGKPEQAAELVIPLLKTHPDNVELLLAAADFQAVLGRAVLAKRLFERAETLDPSGRAGIAHAERSMAWGDFYRAEDGVRKEMAANGKTHELTLKLAAVLVAQQRYGEAANVYEALLTANGNDKDALTGLAQLRLLEKNDDAALAVTHRLAAVAPDSAAPLRLEAAARAASGNVTAALAAARKASASPDASNTDLRQLGDLLYKTGDKRQALDAYRRALALDPADAWSAWRVGEERDAAVPTSVAQKASLAAALKDDGRLEKAGRLFRVALRSEPDNYFARMGLAEVLAATGWYDDALVLLDGLAVDFPGDAKVLLTKARVLGWAKRYDASLTAYADLHSLKPDNPVPLREAARTAFWGKMPDRAALLYSALENGTYPAQVREAAGLEHTAKMDSFNNQFAKAITTNDALLAMEPGNQEALFDRAQAACALGMRDEEAATYQRMLTSDPMHTLAGQAVDRLRWRNAPSVRVGFSFWDEDGKGGRLAQITRFRWDTEFTVPVEDRYYLRAAQHLWLEDPKSPQAAQQGQSEAQSSSDASTLAAQALQQGQVQAAVSARRFEGAYWAEGQTLGAGGRVNQWLSGEFAFTNKQYSDVGLRPLYSGQARIELRPIDAVTLAFFYQRTDEITNDMSLAQGIQIDNWGGMLRLQPLRRIDLSFQGRYLNYSDDNQGTALRADAGVILTDHPHELKLAATGEYRDTREANKYVYQDDTLVTIVHPYWTPQDYSSGALTLGWRHDLAKDFFCGARRHYYGIQVSHGSDTTKNPFWRLEIEYLNDLTDRWTFSLKGLVQRSPQWDATGVWTGLTYRF
- a CDS encoding tetratricopeptide repeat protein, whose amino-acid sequence is MPKAPAITQPSGDVPDWQARLELARLLSYVKRYDESLVEYGKVLAEKPELVEAKAEMARVLMWSGRTGEAKAILDAIAPDQLSGEDRLLQADLFAMRKEYGKAESLYRELLQASPENQAIQLRLAEVLSWTKRYAESIKLYEKLVVASPNDVQLRRRYAQTLSWAGKTQDAIREFRRSLGQ
- a CDS encoding tetratricopeptide repeat protein, with amino-acid sequence MRYWQHVIFASLLALSALTSCFVFRLLNISSVAFHSGESMLSQGKFTEALQKFRIAAAAGGLRPSMALKLARSAFLAGDATFSKEVLSSLITSKTRLSPDVLNAVAGEFDSMGMPALALAALRRAGDSVLQSEPSAIYLAELESRVGDVAASEQLYRRVLGKYPDSIAAALGLAQLVAWHGRTQEAEGLCESVLRRNPENRQARLVLGRVLTAAGRFNDAIVQYRQVLGETP
- a CDS encoding IS5 family transposase — its product is MSERSSEKPGIADYVVARRKRKECFLDVIDRLIDWKPLEKVLRNELKRVANAVGNPSYPPLLMFKILLLQRWYNLRDAAVEEALCDRLSFVRFVGLSLDHDEVADSTTVCRFRQSLVERNILKRLLDKLNHQLERRGLLVREGAIVDASVVSSARHPLKVLDVLPEDREEDAGDAPDVTISYSDDADAAWLRKGNRAYYGYKIHAATDSRDGFVLGGHATPANRSDTEEFVTVLDEVDVRAGESVYADKGYSSQLNRYVLAVRGLLDGIMHKAARNRELTLAEKAANRLVSSLRSKVERAFGTLKRGYGFFRARYLGLAKVELEFLLNAMAFNLKKAVLKADC
- a CDS encoding ABC transporter permease, with product MALAIATRSPLNVLVLAKRLLRKTLWVAGIFFGITLISFAVIHLAPGSPTDMQTTLNPLATAETYARLQKLYGLDRPLYVQYADWLGKLVRFDFGQSLSGDHRPVWDKIRERLPLTFSMNIVSLFLTLLIAVPIGVASAVRQGGLFDRAATVFVFIGFAMPGFWLALLLMLLFGIQWGLLPISGLTSMDFNTLSPLGKTLDLARHLALPIFIYTFGSLAGMSRFLRSSMLEVLRQDYVLTARAKGLPGHVVIYKHALRNALLPVITILGLSVPGLIGGSVIIESIFALPGLGQLFYQSVMARDYPLIMGNLVLGAVLTLAGNLLADAGYALADPRIRLGGRGR